One Odocoileus virginianus isolate 20LAN1187 ecotype Illinois chromosome 4, Ovbor_1.2, whole genome shotgun sequence DNA segment encodes these proteins:
- the IL20RB gene encoding interleukin-20 receptor subunit beta: protein MVLEEIKTSLIMWFSYALIPCWFVDGAAVLPAPQNLSVRSVNMKHVLTWSPVIVPEEIIHYSVEYQGEYESLYMSHIWIPSSWCSPTQRPECDITEDITATVSYSLRVRATLGSLTSAWSTLKHRFNQNSTILTPPRMEITMDGFHLLIKLEDLGPHFEFFVSYWRKEPGAKEHVKVVRPGVLPVYLEMVEPGAAYCVKARTFVKAIGRHSAFSQPECVKVQGEALPLALALFAFVGFVLILVVALLSLWKMGRLLRHSCCPVVMLPDTLKITNSPQKLISCRKEEVEACVTSGLSSEELLKAWI from the exons ATGGAGCGGCTGTTCTACCTGCCCCTCAGAACCTCTCTGTACGGTCAGTCAATATGAAGCATGTCTTGACATGGAGCCCAGTCATTGTGCCTGAAGAAATAATACACTACTCTGTCGAGTACCAGGG GGAGTATGAGAGCCTGTACATGAGCCACATCTGGATCCCCAGCAGCTGGTGCTCACCCACCCAAAGGCCTGAGTGTGACATCACGGAGGACATCACCGCCACTGTGTCATACAGCCTCCGGGTCAGGGCCACCCTGGGCTCACTGACCTCGGCCTGGAGCACCCTGAAGCACCGCTTTAACCAAAACTCAA CTATCCTCACCCCACCTAGGATGGAGATCACCATGGACGGCTTCCACCTGCTTATTAAGCTGGAAGACCTGGGGCCCCATTTTGAGTTCTTCGTGTCCTactggagaaaggagcctggtgccAAG GAACATGTCAAAGTGGTGAGGCCCGGGGTCCTTCCCGTGTACCTGGAGATGGTGGAGCCCGGGGCGGCATACTGTGTGAAGGCCCGGACGTTCGTGAAGGCCATTGGGCGGCACAGTGCCTTCAGCCAGCCAGAATGTGTCAAGGTGCAAG GAGAGGCCCTGCCTCTGGCCCTGGCCCTGTTTGCCTTCGTGGGCTTCGTGCTGATCCTGGTGGTGGCGCTGCTCTCCCTCTGGAAGATGGGCCGGCTGCTCCGGCACTCCTGCTGCCCCGTGGTGATGCTCCCCGACACCTTG aaaataacaaattcaCCCCAGAAGTTAATCAGCTGCAGAAAAGAAGAGGTAGAAGCCTGTGTGACTTCAGGGCTGTCTTCTGAGGAGCTGCTCAAGGCCTGGATCTAG